A genomic stretch from Dissulfurispira thermophila includes:
- the pheA gene encoding prephenate dehydratase: MSENREINVSLEKLRGEIDKIDEEILELLNKRANIAIDIANIKKKTNLKFYSPERERIILERITKLNKGPFPNDALRVIFREIMSASLSLEEPLKVAYLGPEGTFTNLAAMRHFGSSAKYIPVDSIKAVFDETESGRVNYGVVPIENSNEGVVSYTLDMFMDYDLKISAEILLEVSHNLLSKSGEREKVKRIYSHPQATAQCRIWLEANMPNIPILESTSTARAAEIASQDEEAAAIASELAARIYDLQFVERHIEDNRNNYTRFLIISRDYPSKSSKDKTSILFSVKDRPGALYDVLLPFRKSKINLTKIESRPSKRRAWEYIFFVDMEGHIEDKKVRKAVEDVKEICLYLKHLGSYPVDEGIEKK, translated from the coding sequence ATGTCTGAAAATAGAGAAATAAATGTCAGTCTCGAAAAACTCAGGGGAGAAATAGACAAAATAGACGAAGAGATACTTGAGCTTTTAAATAAAAGGGCTAATATAGCTATAGACATAGCCAATATAAAGAAAAAGACAAATCTGAAGTTTTATTCACCTGAACGCGAAAGGATAATACTTGAACGAATTACGAAATTAAACAAAGGACCTTTCCCCAATGATGCATTAAGAGTTATTTTTAGAGAAATAATGTCAGCATCTCTTTCTCTCGAAGAACCCCTCAAGGTAGCGTACCTTGGTCCTGAGGGCACATTCACAAACCTTGCTGCCATGAGACATTTTGGATCTTCAGCTAAGTATATTCCTGTTGATAGCATAAAGGCAGTATTTGATGAGACCGAGAGCGGAAGGGTGAACTATGGAGTAGTCCCTATAGAAAACTCAAATGAAGGGGTTGTCAGTTATACCCTCGATATGTTCATGGACTATGACTTGAAAATATCAGCAGAAATACTTCTTGAAGTCTCGCATAATCTCTTATCAAAGAGCGGGGAAAGAGAGAAAGTAAAGAGGATCTATTCTCATCCGCAAGCTACTGCGCAGTGTAGAATCTGGCTTGAGGCAAATATGCCTAATATCCCGATACTTGAATCTACAAGCACTGCGAGGGCAGCAGAGATTGCATCACAGGACGAAGAGGCTGCTGCTATCGCGAGTGAGCTTGCTGCAAGGATTTATGATCTTCAGTTTGTTGAAAGGCATATAGAAGACAACAGAAATAACTATACGAGGTTTTTGATAATTTCAAGGGATTATCCTTCAAAATCAAGTAAAGACAAGACATCAATACTGTTTTCTGTGAAAGACAGACCGGGTGCCCTTTATGATGTGCTGCTGCCATTCAGGAAGTCAAAGATAAATCTTACTAAAATAGAATCAAGACCTTCAAAGAGAAGGGCGTGGGAGTACATTTTTTTTGTTGACATGGAAGGACATATTGAAGATAAAAAGGTCAGAAAGGCAGTGGAAGATGTAAAGGAGATATGCCTTTACTTAAAACATCTTGGTTCTTATCCTGTTGATGAAGGAATAGAGAAAAAATAG
- the hisC gene encoding histidinol-phosphate transaminase has product MQKNKRDNKINPLKYISEIEPYVPGKPIKELERELGIKGSIKLASNENPLGPSQKALKALHDFLYNGSELSRYPDGSGFYLKSAISEKIGISAEDIILGNGSNELIDIAVRTFMGIGDEAVMAKPSFIVYSMATKSVGAIPIEVPLIDYRHNLMAMADAITEKTKIVFIANPNNPTGTINKRDEFERFLEKIPNGILIVIDEAYYEYVMDPEYPDTIKYLMDGRDVLILRTFSKAYGLAGLRIGYGIASRDIIREMNKVRNPFNTNTLAQLSAMNALTDNEHLKKTIEINEQGKEFLYRELESIKIKYIPTEANFIYMLLDIESKIIYQALLKKGVIVRPVGPKEIRVTIGLPEENNRFIEALKVVINSLSN; this is encoded by the coding sequence ATGCAAAAAAATAAGCGAGATAATAAGATAAATCCACTCAAATATATATCAGAGATCGAGCCTTATGTGCCCGGAAAACCTATTAAAGAACTTGAACGAGAACTTGGAATAAAAGGCAGTATAAAACTTGCATCAAACGAGAATCCACTTGGTCCATCTCAGAAGGCATTGAAGGCATTGCATGATTTTCTTTATAACGGGAGTGAATTGAGTCGCTATCCTGATGGAAGCGGGTTTTATCTGAAAAGTGCCATTTCTGAAAAAATAGGCATTTCAGCAGAAGATATAATCCTTGGCAATGGTTCCAATGAATTGATAGATATTGCTGTTAGAACATTTATGGGGATAGGTGATGAGGCTGTCATGGCAAAGCCGTCGTTTATTGTTTATTCAATGGCAACTAAATCTGTTGGTGCAATACCAATAGAAGTGCCATTGATAGATTACAGACATAATCTAATGGCAATGGCTGATGCGATTACAGAAAAAACAAAAATTGTCTTTATTGCAAATCCAAATAATCCAACAGGTACGATAAACAAAAGAGATGAATTCGAAAGATTTCTGGAGAAGATACCAAATGGCATCCTGATTGTTATAGATGAGGCATACTATGAGTATGTAATGGACCCTGAATATCCTGATACAATCAAGTATCTTATGGATGGGCGGGATGTCCTTATTCTCAGGACATTCTCTAAGGCATATGGACTTGCGGGATTGAGGATAGGCTATGGTATAGCCTCAAGAGACATAATTAGAGAGATGAATAAAGTCAGGAATCCTTTTAATACAAATACGCTTGCGCAGCTATCTGCGATGAACGCATTAACAGACAATGAACATCTTAAAAAAACAATCGAGATAAATGAGCAAGGCAAGGAGTTTCTTTACAGAGAACTTGAGTCCATAAAAATCAAATATATTCCTACAGAGGCAAACTTTATATATATGCTATTAGACATTGAATCAAAGATTATTTATCAAGCCCTCTTGAAAAAGGGTGTGATTGTAAGACCTGTGGGACCAAAGGAGATAAGAGTAACTATTGGATTGCCAGAGGAAAATAATCGCTTCATAGAAGCGTTGAAGGTAGTAATAAATTCATTGAGTAATTAA
- the aroF gene encoding 3-deoxy-7-phosphoheptulonate synthase, protein MDIIVLRPDTPEEGIRHVLKKLESKGLKATISQGTERTIIGVIGDTSKITEEEEDAIRAMEGVENVVRILKPYKLASREFKKEDSEINVKGNIIGGKKIPVMAGPCAVENKTILMNIAEKVKEGGATFLRGGAYKPRTSPYSFQGLGEEGLRYLADAREKTGLPIITEIMDPRDMDVIIEYADIIQIGARNMQNFRLLLEVGSVDKPVLLKRGLSATIKEWLMSAEYIMSRGNQNVMLCERGIRTFETATRNTLDLSAVPVLKKLTHLPVVVDPSHGVGKWDLVAPMAKAAVAAGADALIIEVHSNPEEALSDGEQSLKPDMFAQLMKELKPIAQAVGREI, encoded by the coding sequence ATGGATATTATAGTGTTGAGACCTGATACACCAGAAGAAGGTATAAGGCATGTCCTAAAAAAACTTGAAAGCAAAGGATTAAAGGCAACAATATCTCAGGGGACAGAAAGGACAATAATAGGTGTGATTGGAGATACATCAAAGATTACAGAAGAAGAAGAAGATGCTATCCGTGCAATGGAGGGTGTTGAGAATGTAGTGAGGATACTCAAACCCTACAAGTTAGCAAGCCGTGAGTTTAAGAAAGAGGATTCAGAGATAAATGTAAAGGGTAATATCATTGGAGGCAAGAAGATTCCTGTAATGGCAGGTCCCTGTGCTGTAGAGAATAAAACCATACTTATGAACATAGCAGAGAAGGTAAAAGAAGGCGGGGCAACCTTTTTGAGAGGTGGTGCTTATAAACCAAGAACTTCCCCCTACTCATTTCAGGGACTTGGGGAGGAGGGTCTCAGGTATCTTGCAGACGCAAGGGAAAAAACAGGACTTCCTATTATCACAGAGATAATGGACCCGAGGGATATGGATGTAATTATTGAATATGCAGACATCATTCAGATAGGTGCAAGAAATATGCAGAACTTTAGGCTGCTTTTAGAAGTTGGTTCTGTTGACAAGCCAGTACTTCTGAAACGTGGACTTTCTGCAACCATAAAAGAATGGCTTATGTCTGCAGAATATATAATGTCAAGAGGCAATCAAAATGTCATGCTTTGTGAAAGGGGCATAAGAACTTTTGAGACAGCAACAAGGAATACCCTTGATTTGAGCGCGGTGCCAGTGCTCAAAAAGTTAACTCATCTCCCTGTAGTTGTTGACCCAAGCCATGGTGTTGGGAAGTGGGACTTAGTTGCACCGATGGCAAAGGCTGCAGTTGCGGCGGGTGCAGATGCGCTTATTATAGAGGTTCACTCTAATCCTGAAGAGGCACTTTCAGATGGCGAGCAGTCGTTAAAGCCTGATATGTTCGCACAGCTTATGAAAGAACTTAAGCCAATAGCACAGGCAGTTGGAAGGGAAATATAA
- a CDS encoding prephenate dehydrogenase has translation MTNLFFNKVSIIGVGLLGASFALALRENGLCKTIVGTGRKEDNLRRAKERGIIDAYALDVRDICEDSDLILLSTPVGAFRDIAVRIKDILKQNAIITDVGSVKGKLVHEIESLMPERVYYIGSHPIAGSDKSGIDDARADLFDNARCIVTPTEKSNEMAREKIIYMWRRFGARVEVIDPFIHDEIYAAVSHLPHIIAYTIVNTIGDIDSKYIEYAGQGFKDTTRIALSSPEMWRDIVIHNRENLLRLLDVFKENVDRIKRLLEKKDSEAIKEEFKSARGLRERLQ, from the coding sequence ATGACCAATTTATTTTTTAATAAAGTATCCATTATTGGTGTTGGGTTGCTTGGCGCATCTTTTGCTCTTGCATTGAGAGAAAATGGTCTGTGTAAGACCATAGTTGGAACTGGCAGGAAAGAGGATAATCTAAGAAGGGCAAAAGAAAGGGGGATAATAGATGCTTACGCCCTCGATGTTAGAGATATATGTGAGGATTCTGATCTCATACTTCTTTCAACACCTGTTGGTGCATTCAGGGATATAGCAGTAAGAATAAAAGATATATTAAAGCAAAATGCAATCATAACCGATGTTGGAAGCGTAAAAGGTAAGCTTGTCCACGAAATAGAATCTTTAATGCCTGAAAGAGTTTATTATATTGGCTCACATCCAATAGCCGGCAGTGATAAATCAGGCATTGATGATGCACGGGCTGATTTGTTTGACAATGCAAGATGTATAGTTACACCCACAGAAAAGTCAAATGAAATGGCGAGAGAAAAAATTATATATATGTGGAGGAGATTTGGTGCAAGAGTAGAAGTTATAGACCCATTTATTCACGACGAGATATATGCAGCAGTGAGCCATCTGCCACATATTATTGCTTATACTATTGTAAATACAATTGGTGATATTGATTCGAAATATATAGAATATGCTGGCCAGGGTTTTAAAGATACAACAAGGATTGCACTTAGCTCACCCGAGATGTGGAGGGATATAGTGATTCACAACAGAGAAAACCTTCTCAGACTGCTTGATGTTTTCAAGGAGAATGTAGATAGGATAAAAAGGCTTCTCGAAAAAAAAGACAGCGAGGCAATAAAAGAGGAATTTAAGAGTGCAAGGGGGTTGAGGGAGAGGTTGCAGTAG
- a CDS encoding 3-phosphoshikimate 1-carboxyvinyltransferase, whose translation MNQIKLYKAKSLRGEITPPPDKSITHRAIMFTSLADGKSIIRNPLLAEDPVSTMNAMRALGVTIEAEGLRLKAEGSGQKIKNQNNFGLQPAALIVHGKGLHGLREPFDVINCGNSGTTARLISGILAGNPFFSVLTGDDSLKQRPMARVINPLRKMGARIMARHDDKYLPMAIKGGGLKAIRYEMPVASAQVKSCLILAGLYAEGTTEIIEPQKSRDHTERMLRAMGAEIKAGEEVKRLRGEEEKLYPIHPFNHSPLHPFTTSVSLTSNLKPFDITVPGDFSSAAFFIVGALIVPHSEVLIRNVVLNPTRTGLLDVIKEMGADLEIDNIRDVSGEPVGDIYVKTADSLKAVKIARERIPSLIDEFPVLCILATQADGITEIRGAEELRIKESDRIKAMATQLKKLGIELEEYPDGIAIKGKTSLKGAIVESYHDHRIAMSLAIAALVAEGVTTIDNASCVDISFPGFFEELKRLYIAHG comes from the coding sequence ATGAATCAGATAAAACTTTATAAGGCAAAATCTCTTAGGGGTGAGATTACACCTCCACCTGACAAGTCCATCACTCATAGGGCTATCATGTTTACCTCCCTTGCAGATGGCAAGAGTATTATAAGAAATCCCCTCTTAGCAGAAGACCCTGTAAGCACCATGAACGCCATGAGGGCACTGGGAGTGACCATAGAGGCTGAAGGCTTAAGGCTTAAGGCTGAAGGAAGCGGGCAGAAGATAAAAAATCAAAATAACTTCGGCCTTCAGCCTGCAGCCTTGATTGTTCACGGAAAAGGTCTTCATGGACTCAGGGAGCCCTTTGATGTCATAAATTGTGGAAATTCTGGCACAACCGCAAGACTTATCTCAGGTATTCTTGCTGGAAATCCATTTTTCTCTGTTCTCACAGGAGATGATTCCTTAAAGCAGAGACCCATGGCAAGGGTGATTAATCCCCTAAGAAAGATGGGTGCAAGGATAATGGCAAGGCATGATGATAAATATCTGCCGATGGCAATAAAAGGCGGTGGCCTCAAGGCAATAAGATATGAGATGCCCGTTGCCTCTGCACAGGTTAAGTCCTGTCTGATCCTTGCAGGTCTTTATGCAGAGGGAACCACAGAGATAATAGAGCCCCAGAAGTCCCGTGACCATACAGAGAGGATGCTTAGGGCAATGGGAGCGGAGATAAAGGCTGGTGAAGAGGTGAAGAGGTTAAGAGGTGAAGAGGAAAAACTTTATCCAATTCATCCCTTCAACCATTCACCACTTCACCCATTCACCACTTCAGTCTCTTTAACCAGTAACCTTAAGCCTTTTGATATAACAGTCCCTGGTGATTTCTCATCAGCAGCCTTTTTTATTGTTGGGGCATTAATAGTCCCTCACTCAGAGGTATTGATAAGGAATGTCGTCCTAAATCCCACGAGGACAGGCCTCCTTGATGTTATAAAAGAGATGGGAGCAGACTTAGAGATAGACAATATAAGGGATGTCTCTGGTGAGCCTGTGGGGGATATTTATGTAAAGACTGCAGATAGCCTTAAGGCTGTAAAGATTGCAAGAGAAAGGATCCCCTCTCTTATTGATGAATTCCCTGTATTATGTATATTAGCAACTCAAGCAGATGGAATCACAGAGATAAGGGGTGCCGAGGAACTGAGGATAAAGGAATCAGACAGGATTAAGGCGATGGCAACACAACTGAAAAAATTAGGGATTGAGCTTGAGGAATACCCTGACGGTATTGCAATTAAAGGTAAGACATCTTTAAAGGGGGCTATAGTAGAAAGCTATCATGACCATAGGATAGCTATGTCCCTTGCCATTGCTGCACTCGTGGCAGAAGGTGTAACAACAATTGATAATGCATCTTGCGTTGATATATCATTCCCGGGCTTTTTTGAAGAATTAAAGAGACTATATATCGCACATGGGTAA
- the cmk gene encoding (d)CMP kinase has product MGKVIAIDGPSGAGKSTLSKLIAERLGFQFLDTGALYRATALHLMRNGLKEDSTDEEIASALKGVEIVFIDEKVFLKDTSRSYEEDVSEQIRTTDIGHYASVFSAKKVVRDFLLQKQRDAAIENNIVAEGRDMTTVVFPHAWRKFFLDASEQGRAKRRYLQLKEKGIDITMEDALRDIQERDRRDSNRDIAPLKRADDAIYIDTTDMSMDEVLERMLEAIGN; this is encoded by the coding sequence ATGGGTAAGGTAATCGCTATAGATGGACCATCAGGTGCTGGTAAGAGCACCTTGTCTAAGCTTATTGCAGAAAGGCTTGGTTTTCAGTTCCTCGATACTGGAGCACTATATCGTGCCACAGCACTGCATTTGATGAGAAATGGTTTAAAAGAAGACAGCACTGATGAAGAGATTGCAAGTGCACTAAAAGGCGTGGAGATAGTGTTTATAGACGAAAAGGTCTTTTTAAAAGACACATCACGGTCATATGAAGAAGATGTATCAGAGCAGATAAGGACGACTGACATAGGACATTATGCATCTGTCTTTTCAGCAAAAAAAGTGGTCAGGGACTTCTTACTTCAGAAACAAAGAGATGCTGCTATTGAAAACAATATTGTGGCAGAGGGCAGAGATATGACAACCGTTGTATTTCCACATGCATGGAGAAAGTTTTTTCTCGATGCCTCTGAACAAGGAAGGGCAAAAAGACGGTATCTTCAGCTAAAAGAGAAAGGCATTGATATTACAATGGAAGATGCATTAAGAGATATACAAGAAAGGGATAGACGGGACAGCAACAGAGATATAGCCCCACTTAAAAGGGCTGATGATGCAATATATATAGATACTACTGATATGAGCATGGATGAAGTCTTAGAAAGGATGCTGGAGGCAATAGGTAATTAA
- a CDS encoding lysophospholipid acyltransferase family protein: MYDLKSIPEKGGVIIAANHISFLDPPLLWAVLKRKPTFIAKKYLFSVPIIGHIVRLYSIPVDVVRTRPSTIKEAVRRLKNGELLVIFPEGGINHDGSFINAKRGIGMIASMSGACVVPAFIDGTQRVLPVGARFFKMSNITLRFGCPLKLEKGEDEDEFGERICRDIMDRIKSLGSCL; encoded by the coding sequence GTGTATGACCTGAAATCTATTCCTGAAAAAGGTGGAGTGATAATTGCTGCTAACCATATAAGTTTTCTTGACCCCCCACTCTTATGGGCAGTTTTAAAAAGGAAGCCAACCTTTATTGCAAAAAAGTATCTCTTTTCTGTGCCGATTATAGGGCATATAGTCAGGCTTTACTCTATACCAGTTGATGTAGTTAGGACGCGACCGTCAACTATAAAGGAAGCTGTGAGGAGGCTTAAAAATGGGGAACTGCTTGTTATATTTCCTGAAGGGGGAATAAATCATGATGGAAGTTTTATTAATGCAAAAAGAGGCATTGGCATGATTGCATCTATGAGCGGTGCTTGTGTGGTCCCAGCCTTTATTGACGGTACACAAAGGGTGCTGCCAGTTGGAGCAAGATTTTTTAAGATGTCTAATATAACATTGCGTTTTGGTTGTCCTTTGAAATTAGAGAAAGGCGAGGATGAAGATGAATTTGGAGAAAGGATATGCAGAGATATAATGGATAGGATAAAGAGCTTAGGCTCTTGCCTATAG
- the ispH gene encoding 4-hydroxy-3-methylbut-2-enyl diphosphate reductase: protein MGNSLEIIVAKRAGFCFGVKRAVDLAFDAANKNSQKGDVRCCSVYTLGPIIHNPQVIEKLKSEGVEPTDDIDNPNIKTIIIRTHGVQQEISERLSQKGYEVIDATCPFVKKAQQYAKLLKEEGYQIVIIGDKGHPEVKGLMSYAGKDVIVVNKEDSLPSLKSRVGFIVQTTQPLDVLKKFISEAVEQVKELKVFNTICNSTALRLKETKDMTKDVDLMIVVGGKNSANTTQLTQLCNSVSIPAYHIETASEIREEWFSNVKKVGITAGASTPDWIISDVEKRIRDIGGRGL from the coding sequence ATGGGAAATAGTCTTGAAATAATAGTAGCTAAACGAGCGGGCTTCTGCTTTGGTGTAAAAAGGGCTGTTGATCTGGCATTTGATGCTGCCAATAAAAATAGCCAAAAAGGTGATGTGAGGTGTTGCAGTGTTTATACCCTTGGACCTATTATCCACAATCCACAAGTGATAGAGAAACTAAAGTCAGAAGGTGTAGAACCTACAGATGATATAGACAATCCAAATATAAAAACCATTATAATAAGAACTCATGGTGTTCAGCAAGAAATATCTGAAAGGCTATCTCAAAAGGGATATGAAGTAATAGATGCTACATGTCCTTTTGTTAAAAAGGCACAACAATATGCTAAACTTCTAAAGGAAGAAGGGTATCAGATTGTTATCATCGGAGATAAAGGACACCCAGAGGTTAAAGGCTTGATGAGTTATGCTGGAAAGGATGTTATTGTGGTTAATAAAGAAGATAGTTTACCTTCTCTTAAAAGCAGAGTTGGGTTTATTGTTCAGACAACCCAGCCATTAGATGTTTTGAAAAAATTCATATCAGAGGCTGTGGAACAAGTAAAGGAACTGAAGGTATTCAATACTATTTGTAATTCCACTGCATTAAGACTCAAAGAGACAAAAGACATGACAAAAGATGTAGATCTTATGATAGTTGTGGGCGGTAAAAATAGTGCCAACACAACACAGCTTACTCAGCTATGCAATTCTGTATCTATTCCGGCATATCATATAGAGACTGCTTCAGAGATAAGAGAGGAGTGGTTTTCAAATGTGAAAAAGGTTGGAATAACTGCGGGGGCATCGACACCAGATTGGATCATAAGTGATGTAGAAAAAAGAATTAGAGATATAGGAGGAAGGGGTTTGTGA
- a CDS encoding 30S ribosomal protein S1: protein METQIKEETKELEKLYAETLHKIERGGITQGKIISVKNDVVVVDVGYKSEGVIPIAEFTEDELSGLKEGDNVEVFVERINDQEGVVILSRDRASRIRTWEMLTEAYSNNIRVNGTVVEKTKGGFFVDIKGIKTFLPFSQVDIKMVKDMDSYIGQNITVKILKMTPSKGYFNNQSSVIVSRRAVLEEDRHVKKQETLKFLKEGALLKGIVKNITDYGVFVDLGGIDGLLHISDISWRRVNHPSEFFSIGDEKEFIVLKYDEGTEKITLGYKQKMPDPWISAEEKYKPGMKIKGRVVNITDYGVFVEIEEGLEGLVHISELDWSPRPKHPSKYVSIGDEIEAVVISVNKEERKLSLTIRQLKPRPWDIVGQNYKVGQKIIGKVKTITDFGVFIRLPEGVDGLIHISDLSWTRHIKHPSEVLKKGQKVEAIILSLEPDKERMALGIKQLTPDPWQSEIPARFRLGDEYKGKVLRITDFGIFVELEGGVEGLVYSSEVNTSSEIKEGDEIWVRIIKMNTEERKIGLSMKNIKAATSSE, encoded by the coding sequence ATGGAAACACAAATAAAAGAGGAAACAAAAGAACTTGAAAAGCTTTATGCAGAGACATTACATAAAATAGAGAGAGGAGGCATTACACAGGGCAAGATCATTTCAGTAAAAAATGATGTTGTAGTGGTTGATGTGGGATACAAATCAGAAGGTGTAATTCCTATTGCAGAATTTACAGAAGATGAACTCTCTGGGTTAAAAGAAGGTGATAATGTTGAGGTGTTTGTAGAGAGGATAAACGACCAAGAAGGAGTTGTAATTCTTTCCAGGGATAGGGCATCAAGAATAAGGACATGGGAAATGTTGACAGAGGCATATAGTAACAATATTAGAGTAAACGGAACAGTGGTTGAAAAGACAAAGGGAGGATTTTTTGTTGATATAAAGGGGATAAAGACTTTTCTTCCATTTTCACAGGTAGATATTAAGATGGTTAAAGACATGGATTCTTATATAGGGCAGAACATTACTGTAAAGATATTAAAGATGACACCATCAAAAGGATATTTTAATAATCAATCATCTGTGATAGTATCTCGAAGGGCTGTTCTTGAAGAAGACAGACATGTAAAAAAACAAGAGACCTTAAAATTCTTGAAAGAGGGTGCCTTACTGAAAGGCATTGTAAAAAATATTACTGATTATGGTGTATTTGTGGACCTTGGTGGTATAGATGGACTTCTTCATATATCTGATATATCATGGAGAAGGGTTAATCATCCTTCAGAGTTCTTTTCTATAGGTGATGAAAAGGAGTTTATTGTACTCAAATACGATGAAGGGACAGAGAAGATTACCCTCGGATATAAACAGAAAATGCCTGACCCATGGATCTCTGCAGAGGAAAAATATAAGCCGGGCATGAAAATAAAAGGAAGGGTCGTGAATATAACAGATTATGGTGTCTTTGTTGAGATAGAAGAAGGACTTGAAGGTCTTGTCCATATCTCTGAACTGGATTGGTCACCTCGACCAAAACATCCTTCAAAATATGTATCTATTGGAGATGAGATAGAAGCAGTGGTTATCAGTGTCAACAAGGAAGAAAGAAAATTATCACTTACTATTAGACAGTTAAAACCCAGACCATGGGATATAGTAGGACAGAATTATAAGGTCGGACAAAAAATAATAGGAAAGGTAAAGACCATCACGGATTTTGGCGTATTTATAAGACTTCCTGAAGGTGTTGATGGTCTTATACATATTTCAGACCTATCATGGACAAGGCATATTAAGCATCCATCAGAGGTACTGAAAAAAGGGCAGAAGGTTGAAGCCATAATCCTCAGTCTCGAGCCTGATAAGGAGAGGATGGCACTTGGTATAAAACAACTTACTCCTGATCCGTGGCAGAGCGAAATCCCTGCAAGATTCAGGCTTGGTGATGAATATAAAGGTAAGGTATTGAGGATTACTGACTTTGGTATCTTTGTAGAACTTGAAGGTGGGGTAGAAGGGCTTGTTTACTCTTCTGAGGTTAATACCTCATCTGAAATTAAAGAAGGGGATGAAATATGGGTGAGAATCATAAAGATGAACACAGAAGAAAGAAAAATAGGTCTCAGCATGAAAAATATAAAGGCAGCAACGAGCAGCGAGTAG
- the sppA gene encoding signal peptide peptidase SppA, protein MKVKKTCIYITLFFLILIVVSAFFTFLQKEVPLKDKVALVNIEGPILHAKQTVDEIKEYVKDKSIKAIVLRVDSPGGGVVPSQEIYEEVRKAATQKKVVVSMGSVAASGGYYISAPANKIIANPGTITGSIGVIMEVPNIKGLMDKIGVKTEVIKSGRHKDIASVFRGIGKEEREIIQGVMDDVHEQFIKAVSDGRKIPVENVKKIADGRIFSGRQALKVGLVDELGDLEYAIKTAAKIAGIKGEPEVVTKKEKSTLLELLNGRISESVSKVVPKIELKYMYMP, encoded by the coding sequence ATGAAAGTAAAAAAGACCTGCATATATATAACCTTGTTTTTCCTGATTTTGATTGTTGTGAGTGCCTTTTTTACCTTCTTGCAGAAAGAAGTGCCATTGAAGGATAAGGTGGCACTGGTTAATATTGAAGGACCTATACTTCATGCAAAGCAGACAGTGGATGAAATCAAAGAGTATGTGAAAGACAAATCCATAAAGGCTATAGTCCTGAGGGTTGATAGTCCTGGAGGTGGCGTTGTTCCTTCTCAGGAGATATATGAAGAGGTAAGAAAGGCTGCTACACAAAAAAAGGTTGTTGTATCTATGGGATCTGTTGCAGCATCAGGAGGCTACTACATATCTGCGCCTGCCAATAAGATTATTGCAAATCCTGGCACCATAACTGGCTCCATAGGAGTAATCATGGAGGTCCCTAATATCAAAGGTCTTATGGATAAGATAGGAGTGAAGACCGAAGTTATAAAGAGCGGAAGGCATAAGGACATAGCCTCTGTCTTCAGAGGTATAGGCAAAGAAGAGAGAGAGATAATACAAGGCGTAATGGATGATGTTCATGAGCAGTTCATAAAGGCAGTATCAGATGGCAGAAAAATACCTGTGGAGAATGTCAAGAAAATAGCAGATGGTAGGATATTTTCAGGAAGGCAAGCACTTAAAGTTGGTCTTGTAGATGAGCTCGGAGACCTTGAATATGCAATTAAGACCGCTGCAAAAATAGCGGGGATAAAGGGTGAGCCAGAGGTGGTAACAAAGAAAGAAAAATCCACCCTTCTTGAACTGCTTAACGGAAGGATTTCTGAAAGTGTCTCTAAAGTTGTTCCAAAGATAGAACTAAAATATATGTATATGCCATAG
- a CDS encoding HU family DNA-binding protein: MTKSELIDKVTERIQGLTRKQVETIINTIFSGMKAALARGEKIEIRGFGNFRLKKRNAKIARNPRTGEQIHVPAKHVLHFKVGKPFHDALNEKTG; encoded by the coding sequence ATGACAAAATCTGAATTAATAGATAAGGTAACAGAGAGAATCCAAGGACTTACCAGAAAACAGGTAGAGACAATTATTAACACAATTTTTAGCGGTATGAAGGCTGCACTTGCGCGCGGAGAGAAAATAGAAATAAGGGGATTCGGAAATTTTAGGCTCAAAAAAAGAAATGCAAAGATAGCAAGAAATCCGAGGACAGGCGAACAGATTCATGTGCCTGCCAAGCATGTGCTTCACTTTAAAGTTGGAAAACCATTTCATGATGCACTCAACGAGAAGACAGGTTAA